The nucleotide sequence TCCCACAACATCCCAAGCATGTTTGTGTTTTGAAAAAGGCTCTTTATGGTCTTAAACAGGCTCCCAAAGCCTAGTTTGAGAGGTTTAATTTCTTCTTGCTTTACCTTGGTTTCAAATGCAGTAGGGTAGATCCCTCTTTGTTCACACTTCACACCACTGAAGGTACTTTACTACTCCTACTCTATGTGGATGATATAATCATAACAGGAAGCAACTCATGTCAGATGGGTGAAATAGTGAAGAAACTGGACACTGGATTTGCTATGAAAGATCTTGGGCCCTTGAGTTTCTTTCTATGTATTGAAATACAGTACTTTCCTAGAGGAATCTATCCAACATAAAGCAAATCTAAAAAtgatttgttaaaaaaagttgacaTGGCAAATGTGAAGGCAGTTACATACCCCATTGCCTTACAAGTATGGTCTACAAGAAGCTATTATAAATGCAGTTGATCCCTCAATCTTTAGAAGCACAGTGGGAAGCCTGCAGTATCCCAGTCTCACCAGGCCAGATATCACTCATGCTGCAAATTTTGTCAGTCAATTTATGCAAAGTCCAAAGTGTACAACTTTAAACTGTTAAACGAATACTTAGGTATGTCAATGGAACCATTGATCATGGATTGAGAATTATATCTCAATCCTCCTTCAGGCTCTATGGATTCTCAGATGCATACTGGGCAGGGTGTGCTACAACTAGAAGTTCTACTACTAGATATAGTGCGTATCTTGGTGCAAACTTTGTGTCCTGGTCTTCAAGAAAGCAAGACACTGTTGAAAGATCAAGTGTTGAAGCTGAATATACAGTATTGGCAGCAACTACAACTGAACTCACATGGATTTGCTACATCCTTCAAGATATTGGAGTATATATCCAGGCTGCTCCCACTCTCTTTCATGACAACCTGAGTGGTTTATACATGACTACTAATCCAGTAATGCTGCCAGAACCAAATATGTAGAATTGGATTATCACTTTGTGAGTGGAAAAGTAGCTCAAGGGAAGCTAGTCACTCAATTTGTCAAGCCCAAGGATCAACTGACAGACATCCATACAAAGGAACAAGGAAAAGACATGTTCAAATTTTTTCGAGCCAAACTAGGTGTAATGAGCTCACCTCCCACTAGCTTGAGGGTGAGTGTTAAGATAATTCTCATGATTAAGATAATGATCACAAGCGATAAATACTCAGCATAGTTATAGTGTATTAGGAGTGTACAAGCTAAAGTTCAGGTAGAGTTCTAGTGTAACCAGTATTGATCTAATGCACCCTATTTCGTGTATATAAATACACAGTGATTGTATCACTCAATCAAttaatacaatatcaatttttctcTACTTTACGGTGTGTGTTTTCTCAACTACCATACATGCATGTTGAACTTgttcaaaaccaaatccaaatgTAAGAACCaatttttccaaagaaaaaaaaaacaaatctagCAAAAGCTAAATTTGTTTTCACTTCCAAAAACCAccatatatttcaaataaatagaCAAAAGCTTATGACAGAAGATATATGTTGTACTTGTTTAGACTCTCCGAAAATGTTGTTGCACCCATTTGGTACTTGTTTAGATTCTCCGAAAATGTTGCTGCACCCATTTGGGATCCTCCAGAAATACACAATTGCTACTTTTGAAGAATCTCATATGAACCAGTCTAACATTTTTAGCGAGTGACAACCAACAAAATACACTAATTTTCTCTATGTTTCTCGAGAAAAAGCTTCAGAATTCCACTCTGGATGTGTTCATTTCTATACCAATTTACTCTTCCTGAATTTTCCAAGCTGAACTAGTGGCTACATTGCTGGACAACTTTACCTAAATTATATGCAATATGGGGATACCTCCTAAACATGAAGGAATTTCCTCAAAAATCTTACAGCTTTGCAGTAGTAACTGCTCGATACAAGGGAAAGGATCAATTGAGGTTGACCACCGTACTGCGATGTTAAGGATGTGCATTTTCAACAACTTAAGTTTCTTGGATTCATAATGTTTCACGTTCCATTCTTCACCTTCATAATTGATTTCTGTAGTCTCCAGTAGTCGGTAATCTTATTCCATGGTCATCAAAAATTTTACAACGTTAGCTTCTTGAGGTTCGTAGGGAATTTGAGCAAACTCGAGCTCTAGAACATGACTCATCACCATTAGGCCAATAGAAATAAGCTCGATTATCGATATCTCATATTTGTCATATTCCATTGAATCACGGGTATTTGAATATCTCCACTTAAACCTTTTACGAAAAAAGTTTCAGGTTTCAAAATTGACTTCCTGGTGTAGGAATAAGATCAAAAGCACCTTGTGCTGCCAAGTATATTAGttgaacaagaaaaaatagaacgTGTTGGAAAAAAGAACCTAAATTTGATACTTCCCAATTCCAACACCTTAAGTAATCTGAAGTTATAGGAATGAATGAAACATCATAGGTATATTCTGGATAGTTATCAAAGGTAGAATAGACCTGTCAATAATGAACACTATGACCGAAAGGCCTTGACAAGATGAAGTTGCTACGCTTGGTGTAAACACAATTCATTTGGTATCTGAGGAAAAAGGACAATGAGGATCATCAGCACCATAATCTTCATCATAAATCTAAAGATCATGGGATCTATTTAACTCATATATCCACTTAAGAATGTTCTCATTGGATTTTTCTAAGCAGAATTCGCATAGGAGATTATGTATGCAATATGCTTTGATGCCTGTGGTAAGTCATCTTTCAGAAACTAACATTAGACTTGTGCTAACAAGCTCCATTAAGTAACGCTCAGTGAAATCTTTTATGCTCTCCATTAGCGATTTTTGTGCAAGCCCTTCAGCAATCCACAACCATTTCAACTGTGAAGTATGACTTTTCTTGTCCCCTAGAAACACtcctatgtaaagaaaacaaggTTTCAAATGATCTGGTAAATTTTGATAGATCATATCTATGTGAAGATGAATGCCATCGCAATTAACTTCTGAAGCCACGTCTTGGAGTCTGCTTGTTAAGGGAATACTTTTTCCACAATCATAATCTAGAAAAGATCCACTCAAGTCATTCCACATCTTGATTGTCCATGTATCATCTATGGAAATAAGGTATCTCTGTCTTATCAAACACTTATTTGTCAGCTAATCTTCATCATAGTGTTCGTTACACGATAGGAAAGCTTAGTAACTTGACTTAAGATACCATGCAACAGTAGTCTTCTGTTATATACTATTGTGAGATACAACACCTTACGCGGATATAGAAGTTATTGGCAAGATAATTGTAAGTAATATATCTTCTTGGCTAAAGTGGACATACCAAGAACGGGCATACCAACAACTGAAACAGTATCTAGCTACACCAGTCCCCTAATAAGCCTGCCCTATTATCAACGAAGCCTTGTTCTTAAAGCCCACAACTTCCTCCATTGCTACACATAAGCTTGTAGCGACTCTAGACTTGAATTGGCTATGACAACAATAGGTGTTGATTTCTTGAGCCATTCTGTGGCACAAGTATTGGCAATCTCAAGCTTAGTATCTTTTTCCAGATCGGATAGCATGCATCTCTAGAGAGGTCTTTCCATTACCATGAGAGAGTCAACTACACACTCTGCTTTGTAGACCACATTGATAACAATATCATTAAGATGTTTCAACTTTGCTGATTGCACATATTCTTTATTTGCAAAACCAACAAGAGAAGATCTTATAAACTCTTAACTCCCTACTGCTTGCTTCAATTTGGTGCTTCACAGGCGCAATCAAGTCATCCTTCACTATAAGTAGCTCATACAAATTTCGTAAGAGAAAATCAATGAAGCCTCCATTAGTACTATAAAATGCATACCTTGAGGACCTTGGTATCTGTTGGGGAGAAAAACAGATcttgacaaagaaaagaaagagcagaAAGCATGATAAACTTTCATTGATCGCTGCCATATTTATACATAAGAACATAACCgaaaaaactcaataaaaagagtaaaataagctACTATTATTTCTAATAATTATGACCTAAAGATAAGCAAAAGTAATAAAGTTGATTTTGCATGATTGTAGCctcttttaataaatttaaattctacTTTAAAGTTGTATTTACAGCAGCTGGTACAAGTAATCTGCAGCTTTTGAGGCACTAATCTTAACACTACTCTTTGATTCAAGAGCTGTAACACCAAGTCTTTCTCCGAGAAACTCAAATCTTGCTCTAAGTAAAGACTTAGTTGGCAATCTGTTTAGGAAAAATACTGTGGTATCGATAGCTTCAGCCCAAAATTTCTTTGGTAGCCCTTTCTCATGGAGCAAACACCTTGTCTTCTTCATTAGCATCCAATTTTTCCTTTCCACTCTCTGTTTTGTTGAGAAGTATAGGGTGTCGTTAGCTGAAGCTCGATTCCCTTTAAAGATGATGTTTTCTAAGGTCCTCCTACACCATGTAAACAAGTTACAGCTTATTATTTGACCTCTATAATGAATTCTAAAAAAGAAACCTTGTTTGCTTCCCATACCGACAAGCTTCACAAGCAGACAATTTTTCTTAAGGCTTAGGAGACCTTCTGctagttgattttctttcatgAAGAGTATGGCATCATGATGATAATATTCGATTCTTTTGTTGCATAACTCAATTTTTCAACCTAACAATTGTTGCTTGCTCATCATCTAATAGATTCAAGAAAAAACTCCTTCCTCTCATTTTGACTTTGAACATCTCCTTATTATCAGAATCTTTGATGACACATGTTTTTCTTCAAACAACACtttaaaatcattttcaagtagtTGCCCAACACTTAAGAGGTTTTGATCAAGATCAGGAACTAAGAAAACATTAGTTATAAGTTTCAAACCTGTAGGGCTTTGAATTGTAATTGTTCCTTCGCCTTTTGCGTCAAGATATTCTCCATTTCCAATTTGGACTTTGGAAATAACAGATCTATCTAGTTCTGTAAAGAGCTTTTGATCACTAGTCATATGATTTGTGCATCCGCTATCAATCAACCAATTTTTAGAAGTGTTTTTGCTAGCAAAACAAGTTGCTACAAATAATTATTCTTCTTCATATTGATTTACAGCAACCTTGGCTTCTTCTTATTGTGTTTGTGACTTGCATACCCTCTCCACATGGCCTAGTTGACCACATTTGTTGCACTTGACATCTGGTCTCAACCAATATTTCTGTTGAGAGTAATTTGTCTTTTTTCAATAAGGGCAGGGTGGATTACTTCCTCCCTGATTGTTGTAATTATTGTCATGCCTTTGCTTATGgttcattttcttttccttgtatGACTTGTTCTATGATTTAGCTTCAAAAACACCTTCAACAGAACCttcttt is from Capsicum annuum cultivar UCD-10X-F1 chromosome 5, UCD10Xv1.1, whole genome shotgun sequence and encodes:
- the LOC107871737 gene encoding uncharacterized mitochondrial protein AtMg00810-like, with the protein product MGEIVKKLDTGFAMKDLGPLSFFLCIEIQQLHTPLPYKYGLQEAIINAVDPSIFRSTVGSLQYVNGTIDHGLRIISQSSFRLYGFSDAYWAGCATTRSSTTRYSAYLGANFVSWSSRKQDTVERSSVEAEYTVLAATTTELTWICYILQDIGVYIQAAPTLFHDNLSGLYMTTNPVMLPEPNM